The proteins below are encoded in one region of Pithys albifrons albifrons isolate INPA30051 chromosome 25, PitAlb_v1, whole genome shotgun sequence:
- the PLCD3 gene encoding 1-phosphatidylinositol 4,5-bisphosphate phosphodiesterase delta-3 isoform X2 yields MICGRKARPVAQSPRAPSGGAGGSRWSGRALKKMGLTEDEDIKQMLQGSLLWKVRAKGGSRERLFRLQEDGVTVCFEGRFGHSRSPQSFSVTHIEGVREGHQSEGLRKHGAAFPERRCFTLVFKGRRKNLDLAARSEELARHWVQGLGKIMGRLQAMSQMEKLDHWIHGVLQKADKNKDNKMSFQEVKSMLRMLNIDMDNVYASKLFKECDHSGNGRLEGRELEEFCRRLLRRPELEELFGRYSGEDRVLSAEELRDFLRDQGEDSSLRQARAIIRKYELNEKARQQDLMMLDGFMMYLLSAAGDILNQEHTKVHQDMSQPLSHYFISSSHNTYLTRNQIGGTSSTEAYAKALRAGCRCVELDCWEGSEGEPVVYHGHTLTSKILFRDVIESIRRTAFERSPYPVILSLENHCGLEQQATMARHMKAILGDLLLTQPLQGQDPHNLPSPEQLKEKILVKGKKLPEPWHEPQSVTSLLDPEEEGEEEEEEEEKLPERSNRQSLQSLQEIKPLQAKDALQVSPELSALVVYCQAVPFPGLAQALHHPRPCHVSSFSERKARKLIKEAGDVERRLPAGGPQLPDAGIRDGPEHRALPGQRGLWVRAEAPLPAQPPRGGGLAPGAAHQGDHGPAAAQAEQGEGQLHRGSLRACGAPRGPG; encoded by the exons GCCTGACGGAGGACGAGGACATCAAGCAGATGCTTCAGGGGTCGCTGCTGTGGAAGGTCAGGGCCAAGGGGGGCTCCCGGGAGCGGCTGTTCCGCCTGCAGGAGGACGGGGTGACCGTGTGCTTCGAGGGACGCTTTGGGCACAGCCGCTCCCCCCAGAGCT TCTCGGTGACGCACATCGAGGGCGTGCGCGAGGGACACCAGTCGGAGGGGCTGCGCAAACACGGGGCCGCCTTCCCCGAGCGCCGCTGCTTCACCCTCGTCTTCAAGGGCCGGCGCAAGAACCTCGACCTGGCCGCCCGCAGCGAGGAGCTCGCCCGGCACTGGGTGCAGGGGCTCGGCAAGATCATGGGGCGGCTCCAGGCCATGAGCCAGATGGAGAAGCTCGACCA CTGGATCCACGGGGTGCTGCAGAAGGCGGACAAGAACAAGGACAACAAGATGTCCTTCCAGGAGGTGAAGAGCATGCTGAGGATGCTCAACATCGACATGGACAATGTCTACGCCTCCAAGCTCTTCAAG GAGTGTGACCACTCCGGCAATGGGAGGCTGGAGGGCCGCGAGCTGGAGGAGTTCTGCCGGCGGCTGCTGCGGCGgccagagctggaggagcttTTTGGGCGTTACTCGGGCGAGGATCGTGTCCTGTCGGCCGAGGAGCTGAGGGATTTCCTGCGGGATCAGGGAGAGGACTCCAGCCTGCGCCAGGCCCGCGCCATCATCCGCAAATACGAGCTCAATGAGAAGG ccaggcagcaggaCCTGATGATGCTGGATGGCTTCATGATGTACCTGCTCTCGGCCGCCGGCGACATCCTCAATCAGGAGCACACCAAGGTGCACCAGGACATGAGCCAGCCCCTGAGCCACTACTtcatctcctcctcccacaACACCTACCTGACCCGCAACCAGATCGGCGGCACCAGCAGCACCGAGGCTTATGCCAA GGCACTGCGGGCAGGGTGCCGCTGTGTGGAGCTGGACTGCTGGGAGGGCTCCGAGGGGGAACCAGTCGTCTACCACGGCCACACCCTCACCTCCAAAATCCTCTTCCGCGATGTCATCGAGAGCATCCGCAGGACGGCCTTCGAG AGATCACCCTACCCCGTCATCCTGTCCCTGGAGAACCACTGTGGGCTAGAGCAGCAGGCCACCATGGCCAGGCACATGAAGGCCATCCTGGGGGACCTGCTGTTGACACAACCACTGCAGGGGCAGGACCCCCACAACCTTCCCTCCCCAGAG cagctgaaggaaaagaTCCTGGTGAAGGGCAAGAAGCTGCCAGAGCCATGGCATGAGCCCCAAAGTGTCACCTCCCTTCTGGAcccagaggaggagggagaggaggaagaggaagaggaagagaagctgCCAGAGAGAAGCAACCGGCAG TCGCTGCAGTCACTGCAGGAGATCAAACCTCTGCAG GCCAAGGACGCTCTGcaggtgtccccagagctgtCGGCCCTGGTGGTTTATTGCCAGGCCGtgcccttcccagggctggccCAGGCCCTGCACCACCCCCGGCCCTGCCACGTGTCCTCCTTCAGCGAGAGGAAGGCACGGAAGCTCATCAAGGAAGCAG GAGATGTGGAACGCCGGCTGCCAGCTGG TGGCCCTCAACTTCCAGACGCCGGGATACGAGATGGACCTGAACACCGGGCGCTTCCTGGGCAACGGGGGCTGTGGGTACGCGCTGAAGCCCCCCTGCCTGCGCAGCCCCCCCGGGGAGGGGGCCTGGCGCCTGGAGCTGCACATCAGG GTGATCACggcccagcagctgcccaagctGAACAGGGAGAAGGGCAGCTCCATCGTGGATCCCTTCGTGCGTGTGGAGCTCCACGGGGTCCCGGCTGA
- the PLCD3 gene encoding 1-phosphatidylinositol 4,5-bisphosphate phosphodiesterase delta-3 isoform X3, which produces MGRLQAMSQMEKLDHWIHGVLQKADKNKDNKMSFQEVKSMLRMLNIDMDNVYASKLFKECDHSGNGRLEGRELEEFCRRLLRRPELEELFGRYSGEDRVLSAEELRDFLRDQGEDSSLRQARAIIRKYELNEKARQQDLMMLDGFMMYLLSAAGDILNQEHTKVHQDMSQPLSHYFISSSHNTYLTRNQIGGTSSTEAYAKALRAGCRCVELDCWEGSEGEPVVYHGHTLTSKILFRDVIESIRRTAFERSPYPVILSLENHCGLEQQATMARHMKAILGDLLLTQPLQGQDPHNLPSPEQLKEKILVKGKKLPEPWHEPQSVTSLLDPEEEGEEEEEEEEKLPERSNRQSLQSLQEIKPLQAKDALQVSPELSALVVYCQAVPFPGLAQALHHPRPCHVSSFSERKARKLIKEAGPALARYNARQLSRVYPLGLKMNSANYNPQEMWNAGCQLVALNFQTPGYEMDLNTGRFLGNGGCGYALKPPCLRSPPGEGAWRLELHIRVITAQQLPKLNREKGSSIVDPFVRVELHGVPADCAKQQTRHKQNNGFNPRWEETLRFQVRVPELALLRFAVEDYDSTSCNDFVGQFTLPLPSVRTGYRHIHLLSKDGASLCPATLFVHVQCKTL; this is translated from the exons ATGGGGCGGCTCCAGGCCATGAGCCAGATGGAGAAGCTCGACCA CTGGATCCACGGGGTGCTGCAGAAGGCGGACAAGAACAAGGACAACAAGATGTCCTTCCAGGAGGTGAAGAGCATGCTGAGGATGCTCAACATCGACATGGACAATGTCTACGCCTCCAAGCTCTTCAAG GAGTGTGACCACTCCGGCAATGGGAGGCTGGAGGGCCGCGAGCTGGAGGAGTTCTGCCGGCGGCTGCTGCGGCGgccagagctggaggagcttTTTGGGCGTTACTCGGGCGAGGATCGTGTCCTGTCGGCCGAGGAGCTGAGGGATTTCCTGCGGGATCAGGGAGAGGACTCCAGCCTGCGCCAGGCCCGCGCCATCATCCGCAAATACGAGCTCAATGAGAAGG ccaggcagcaggaCCTGATGATGCTGGATGGCTTCATGATGTACCTGCTCTCGGCCGCCGGCGACATCCTCAATCAGGAGCACACCAAGGTGCACCAGGACATGAGCCAGCCCCTGAGCCACTACTtcatctcctcctcccacaACACCTACCTGACCCGCAACCAGATCGGCGGCACCAGCAGCACCGAGGCTTATGCCAA GGCACTGCGGGCAGGGTGCCGCTGTGTGGAGCTGGACTGCTGGGAGGGCTCCGAGGGGGAACCAGTCGTCTACCACGGCCACACCCTCACCTCCAAAATCCTCTTCCGCGATGTCATCGAGAGCATCCGCAGGACGGCCTTCGAG AGATCACCCTACCCCGTCATCCTGTCCCTGGAGAACCACTGTGGGCTAGAGCAGCAGGCCACCATGGCCAGGCACATGAAGGCCATCCTGGGGGACCTGCTGTTGACACAACCACTGCAGGGGCAGGACCCCCACAACCTTCCCTCCCCAGAG cagctgaaggaaaagaTCCTGGTGAAGGGCAAGAAGCTGCCAGAGCCATGGCATGAGCCCCAAAGTGTCACCTCCCTTCTGGAcccagaggaggagggagaggaggaagaggaagaggaagagaagctgCCAGAGAGAAGCAACCGGCAG TCGCTGCAGTCACTGCAGGAGATCAAACCTCTGCAG GCCAAGGACGCTCTGcaggtgtccccagagctgtCGGCCCTGGTGGTTTATTGCCAGGCCGtgcccttcccagggctggccCAGGCCCTGCACCACCCCCGGCCCTGCCACGTGTCCTCCTTCAGCGAGAGGAAGGCACGGAAGCTCATCAAGGAAGCAG GCCCGGCGCTGGCGCGGTACAATGCCCGGCAGCTGAGCCGCGTGTACCCGCTGGGGCTGAAGATGAACTCAGCCAACTACAACCCCCAGGAGATGTGGAACGCCGGCTGCCAGCTGG TGGCCCTCAACTTCCAGACGCCGGGATACGAGATGGACCTGAACACCGGGCGCTTCCTGGGCAACGGGGGCTGTGGGTACGCGCTGAAGCCCCCCTGCCTGCGCAGCCCCCCCGGGGAGGGGGCCTGGCGCCTGGAGCTGCACATCAGG GTGATCACggcccagcagctgcccaagctGAACAGGGAGAAGGGCAGCTCCATCGTGGATCCCTTCGTGCGTGTGGAGCTCCACGGGGTCCCGGCTGACTGTGCCAAGCAGCAGACTCGGCACAAGCAAAACAATG GGTTCAACCCGCGCTGGGAGGAGACGCTGCGGTTCCAGGTGCGGGTGCCTGAGCTGGCCCTGCTGCGCTTCGCGGTGGAGGACTATGACAGCACCTCCTGCAACGACTTCGTGGGGCAGTTCacgctgcccctgcccagcgtGCGCACAg ggtACCGTCACATCCACCTGCTCTCCAAGGACGGCGCGTCCCTGTGCCCGGCCACGCTCTTCGTGCACGTCCAGTGCAAGACCTTGTGA
- the NMT1 gene encoding glycylpeptide N-tetradecanoyltransferase 1 isoform X1 — protein MCPVPPLLLPEESGKLSHICHRDQQRWQSRRAGISAPVMSEPQLPGGGTALCWQRERRGLSPANDSGAKKKKKKPKRKKEKGGGDQPDQAQDQPVKVNSLPAERIQEIQKAIELFSVGQGPAKTMEEASKRSYQFWDTQPVPKLGEVVNTHGPVEPDKDNIRQEPYTLPQGFTWDALDLGDRGVLKELYTLLNENYVEDDDNMFRFDYSPEFLLWALRPPGWLPQWHCGVRVVSSKKLVGFISAIPATIHIYDTEKKMVEINFLCVHKKLRSKRVAPVLIREITRRVHLEGIFQAVYTAGVVLPKPVGTCRYWHRSLNPRKLIEVKFSHLSRNMTMQRTTKLYRLPETPKTPGLRPMEHRDISAVHKLLTEYLKQFHLTPVMSREEVEHWFLPQENIIDTFVVESAPGEVTDFLSFYTLPSTIMNHPTHKSLKAAYSFYNVHTKTPLIDLMSDALILAKSKGFDVFNALDLMENKTFLEKLKFGIGDGNLQYYLYNWKCPSMAPEKVGLVLQ, from the exons ATGTGCCCGGTCCcgcccctgctcctccctgaggAGTCAGGAAAGCTGTCACACATTTGTCACCGGGATCAGCAGCGGTGGCAGTCCCGCCGTGCTGGGATTAGCGCTCCTGTCATGTCCGAGCCGCAGCTCCCGGGTGGAGGCACAGCCCTTTGCTGGCAGCGGGAGAGAAG GGGCCTGAGTCCAGCAAATGACAGCGGAgccaaaaagaagaaaaagaaacccaaacggaagaaagagaaaggaggaggagaccAGCCCGACCAGGCTCAGGACCAGCCAGTGAAG GTGAACTCTTTACCTGCTGAGAGGATCCAGGAGATTCAAAAAGCCATCGAGCTCTTCTCTGTAGGTCAGGGCCCTGCCAAAACTATGGAGGAGGCCAGCAAGAGGAGCTACCAGTTCTGGGACACACAGCCAGTGCCCAAGCTTG GAGAGGTGGTGAACACCCACGGTCCGGTGGAGCCGGACAAGGACAATATCCGTCAGGAGCCATAcaccctgccccagggcttCACCTGGGACGCCCTGGACCTCGGGGACAGAGGCGTG CTGAAGGAGCTCTACACGCTGCTCAACGAGAACTACGTGGAGGACGACGACAACATGTTCCGGTTCGATTACTCTCCTGAGTTCCTGCTGTG GGCGCTGCGTCCTCCGGGCTGGCTGCCCCAGTGGCACTGTGGGGTCCGAGTTGTCTCCAGCAAGAAGCTGGTTGGATTTATCAGCGCCATTCCAGCCACTATCCACATCTATGACAC agagaaaaagatggTGGAGATAAACTTCCTGTGTGTGCACAAAAAGCTGCGCTCCAAACGGGTGGCTCCGGTTCTGATCCGTGAGATCACGCGGCGGGTGCATCTGGAGGGGATCTTCCAGGCTGTTTACACTGCAGGAGTGGTGCTGCCAAAGCCTGTGGGGACGTGCAG GTACTGGCACCGGTCCCTGAATCCTCGGAAACTCATCGAGGTCAAATTTTCCCACCTGAGCAGGAACATGACTATGCAACGTACCACGAAGCTTTACCGGCTGCCCGAG ACTCCCAAGACTCCCGGCCTGCGGCCCATGGAGCACAGGGATATCTCTGCTGTGCACAAGCTCTTGACTGAGTACCTGAAGCAGTTCCACCTGACGCCTGTGATGAGTCGAGAGGAGGTGGAGCACTGGTTCTTACCTCAGGAGAACATCATTGACACCTTTGTGGTAGAG AGCGCCCCGGGGGAGGTGACAGACTTCCTGAGCTTCTACACCCTGCCCTCCACCATCATGAACCACCCAACTCACAAGAGCCTGAAAGCTGCTTATTCCTTCTACAACGTTCACACCAAGACACCTCTCATCGACCTCATGAGTGACGCGCTCATCCTCGCCAAGTCG AAAGGATTCGACGTCTTCAATGCACTGGAtctcatggaaaacaaaaccttcCTGGAGAAGCTGAAGTTTGGGATCGGGGACGGGAACCTGCAGTATTACCTGTACAATTGGAAGTGTCCCAGCATGGCCCCAGAGAAG GTTGGACTGGTGCTGCAGTAA
- the NMT1 gene encoding glycylpeptide N-tetradecanoyltransferase 1 isoform X2: MADDSETAVRRPPARPPRPAAEENDHEHCSDCENEAEHGSNRGGLSPANDSGAKKKKKKPKRKKEKGGGDQPDQAQDQPVKVNSLPAERIQEIQKAIELFSVGQGPAKTMEEASKRSYQFWDTQPVPKLGEVVNTHGPVEPDKDNIRQEPYTLPQGFTWDALDLGDRGVLKELYTLLNENYVEDDDNMFRFDYSPEFLLWALRPPGWLPQWHCGVRVVSSKKLVGFISAIPATIHIYDTEKKMVEINFLCVHKKLRSKRVAPVLIREITRRVHLEGIFQAVYTAGVVLPKPVGTCRYWHRSLNPRKLIEVKFSHLSRNMTMQRTTKLYRLPETPKTPGLRPMEHRDISAVHKLLTEYLKQFHLTPVMSREEVEHWFLPQENIIDTFVVESAPGEVTDFLSFYTLPSTIMNHPTHKSLKAAYSFYNVHTKTPLIDLMSDALILAKSKGFDVFNALDLMENKTFLEKLKFGIGDGNLQYYLYNWKCPSMAPEKVGLVLQ; encoded by the exons ATGGCGGACGACAGTGAGACAGCAGTGAGGCGGCCGCCGGCCAGGCCCCCGCGGCCGGCGGCGGAGGAGAACGACCACGAGCACTGCAGCGACTGCGAGAACGAGGCGGAGCACGGCTCCAACCGCGG GGGCCTGAGTCCAGCAAATGACAGCGGAgccaaaaagaagaaaaagaaacccaaacggaagaaagagaaaggaggaggagaccAGCCCGACCAGGCTCAGGACCAGCCAGTGAAG GTGAACTCTTTACCTGCTGAGAGGATCCAGGAGATTCAAAAAGCCATCGAGCTCTTCTCTGTAGGTCAGGGCCCTGCCAAAACTATGGAGGAGGCCAGCAAGAGGAGCTACCAGTTCTGGGACACACAGCCAGTGCCCAAGCTTG GAGAGGTGGTGAACACCCACGGTCCGGTGGAGCCGGACAAGGACAATATCCGTCAGGAGCCATAcaccctgccccagggcttCACCTGGGACGCCCTGGACCTCGGGGACAGAGGCGTG CTGAAGGAGCTCTACACGCTGCTCAACGAGAACTACGTGGAGGACGACGACAACATGTTCCGGTTCGATTACTCTCCTGAGTTCCTGCTGTG GGCGCTGCGTCCTCCGGGCTGGCTGCCCCAGTGGCACTGTGGGGTCCGAGTTGTCTCCAGCAAGAAGCTGGTTGGATTTATCAGCGCCATTCCAGCCACTATCCACATCTATGACAC agagaaaaagatggTGGAGATAAACTTCCTGTGTGTGCACAAAAAGCTGCGCTCCAAACGGGTGGCTCCGGTTCTGATCCGTGAGATCACGCGGCGGGTGCATCTGGAGGGGATCTTCCAGGCTGTTTACACTGCAGGAGTGGTGCTGCCAAAGCCTGTGGGGACGTGCAG GTACTGGCACCGGTCCCTGAATCCTCGGAAACTCATCGAGGTCAAATTTTCCCACCTGAGCAGGAACATGACTATGCAACGTACCACGAAGCTTTACCGGCTGCCCGAG ACTCCCAAGACTCCCGGCCTGCGGCCCATGGAGCACAGGGATATCTCTGCTGTGCACAAGCTCTTGACTGAGTACCTGAAGCAGTTCCACCTGACGCCTGTGATGAGTCGAGAGGAGGTGGAGCACTGGTTCTTACCTCAGGAGAACATCATTGACACCTTTGTGGTAGAG AGCGCCCCGGGGGAGGTGACAGACTTCCTGAGCTTCTACACCCTGCCCTCCACCATCATGAACCACCCAACTCACAAGAGCCTGAAAGCTGCTTATTCCTTCTACAACGTTCACACCAAGACACCTCTCATCGACCTCATGAGTGACGCGCTCATCCTCGCCAAGTCG AAAGGATTCGACGTCTTCAATGCACTGGAtctcatggaaaacaaaaccttcCTGGAGAAGCTGAAGTTTGGGATCGGGGACGGGAACCTGCAGTATTACCTGTACAATTGGAAGTGTCCCAGCATGGCCCCAGAGAAG GTTGGACTGGTGCTGCAGTAA
- the PLCD3 gene encoding 1-phosphatidylinositol 4,5-bisphosphate phosphodiesterase delta-3 isoform X1, translated as MICGRKARPVAQSPRAPSGGAGGSRWSGRALKKMGLTEDEDIKQMLQGSLLWKVRAKGGSRERLFRLQEDGVTVCFEGRFGHSRSPQSFSVTHIEGVREGHQSEGLRKHGAAFPERRCFTLVFKGRRKNLDLAARSEELARHWVQGLGKIMGRLQAMSQMEKLDHWIHGVLQKADKNKDNKMSFQEVKSMLRMLNIDMDNVYASKLFKECDHSGNGRLEGRELEEFCRRLLRRPELEELFGRYSGEDRVLSAEELRDFLRDQGEDSSLRQARAIIRKYELNEKARQQDLMMLDGFMMYLLSAAGDILNQEHTKVHQDMSQPLSHYFISSSHNTYLTRNQIGGTSSTEAYAKALRAGCRCVELDCWEGSEGEPVVYHGHTLTSKILFRDVIESIRRTAFERSPYPVILSLENHCGLEQQATMARHMKAILGDLLLTQPLQGQDPHNLPSPEQLKEKILVKGKKLPEPWHEPQSVTSLLDPEEEGEEEEEEEEKLPERSNRQSLQSLQEIKPLQAKDALQVSPELSALVVYCQAVPFPGLAQALHHPRPCHVSSFSERKARKLIKEAGPALARYNARQLSRVYPLGLKMNSANYNPQEMWNAGCQLVALNFQTPGYEMDLNTGRFLGNGGCGYALKPPCLRSPPGEGAWRLELHIRVITAQQLPKLNREKGSSIVDPFVRVELHGVPADCAKQQTRHKQNNGFNPRWEETLRFQVRVPELALLRFAVEDYDSTSCNDFVGQFTLPLPSVRTGYRHIHLLSKDGASLCPATLFVHVQCKTL; from the exons GCCTGACGGAGGACGAGGACATCAAGCAGATGCTTCAGGGGTCGCTGCTGTGGAAGGTCAGGGCCAAGGGGGGCTCCCGGGAGCGGCTGTTCCGCCTGCAGGAGGACGGGGTGACCGTGTGCTTCGAGGGACGCTTTGGGCACAGCCGCTCCCCCCAGAGCT TCTCGGTGACGCACATCGAGGGCGTGCGCGAGGGACACCAGTCGGAGGGGCTGCGCAAACACGGGGCCGCCTTCCCCGAGCGCCGCTGCTTCACCCTCGTCTTCAAGGGCCGGCGCAAGAACCTCGACCTGGCCGCCCGCAGCGAGGAGCTCGCCCGGCACTGGGTGCAGGGGCTCGGCAAGATCATGGGGCGGCTCCAGGCCATGAGCCAGATGGAGAAGCTCGACCA CTGGATCCACGGGGTGCTGCAGAAGGCGGACAAGAACAAGGACAACAAGATGTCCTTCCAGGAGGTGAAGAGCATGCTGAGGATGCTCAACATCGACATGGACAATGTCTACGCCTCCAAGCTCTTCAAG GAGTGTGACCACTCCGGCAATGGGAGGCTGGAGGGCCGCGAGCTGGAGGAGTTCTGCCGGCGGCTGCTGCGGCGgccagagctggaggagcttTTTGGGCGTTACTCGGGCGAGGATCGTGTCCTGTCGGCCGAGGAGCTGAGGGATTTCCTGCGGGATCAGGGAGAGGACTCCAGCCTGCGCCAGGCCCGCGCCATCATCCGCAAATACGAGCTCAATGAGAAGG ccaggcagcaggaCCTGATGATGCTGGATGGCTTCATGATGTACCTGCTCTCGGCCGCCGGCGACATCCTCAATCAGGAGCACACCAAGGTGCACCAGGACATGAGCCAGCCCCTGAGCCACTACTtcatctcctcctcccacaACACCTACCTGACCCGCAACCAGATCGGCGGCACCAGCAGCACCGAGGCTTATGCCAA GGCACTGCGGGCAGGGTGCCGCTGTGTGGAGCTGGACTGCTGGGAGGGCTCCGAGGGGGAACCAGTCGTCTACCACGGCCACACCCTCACCTCCAAAATCCTCTTCCGCGATGTCATCGAGAGCATCCGCAGGACGGCCTTCGAG AGATCACCCTACCCCGTCATCCTGTCCCTGGAGAACCACTGTGGGCTAGAGCAGCAGGCCACCATGGCCAGGCACATGAAGGCCATCCTGGGGGACCTGCTGTTGACACAACCACTGCAGGGGCAGGACCCCCACAACCTTCCCTCCCCAGAG cagctgaaggaaaagaTCCTGGTGAAGGGCAAGAAGCTGCCAGAGCCATGGCATGAGCCCCAAAGTGTCACCTCCCTTCTGGAcccagaggaggagggagaggaggaagaggaagaggaagagaagctgCCAGAGAGAAGCAACCGGCAG TCGCTGCAGTCACTGCAGGAGATCAAACCTCTGCAG GCCAAGGACGCTCTGcaggtgtccccagagctgtCGGCCCTGGTGGTTTATTGCCAGGCCGtgcccttcccagggctggccCAGGCCCTGCACCACCCCCGGCCCTGCCACGTGTCCTCCTTCAGCGAGAGGAAGGCACGGAAGCTCATCAAGGAAGCAG GCCCGGCGCTGGCGCGGTACAATGCCCGGCAGCTGAGCCGCGTGTACCCGCTGGGGCTGAAGATGAACTCAGCCAACTACAACCCCCAGGAGATGTGGAACGCCGGCTGCCAGCTGG TGGCCCTCAACTTCCAGACGCCGGGATACGAGATGGACCTGAACACCGGGCGCTTCCTGGGCAACGGGGGCTGTGGGTACGCGCTGAAGCCCCCCTGCCTGCGCAGCCCCCCCGGGGAGGGGGCCTGGCGCCTGGAGCTGCACATCAGG GTGATCACggcccagcagctgcccaagctGAACAGGGAGAAGGGCAGCTCCATCGTGGATCCCTTCGTGCGTGTGGAGCTCCACGGGGTCCCGGCTGACTGTGCCAAGCAGCAGACTCGGCACAAGCAAAACAATG GGTTCAACCCGCGCTGGGAGGAGACGCTGCGGTTCCAGGTGCGGGTGCCTGAGCTGGCCCTGCTGCGCTTCGCGGTGGAGGACTATGACAGCACCTCCTGCAACGACTTCGTGGGGCAGTTCacgctgcccctgcccagcgtGCGCACAg ggtACCGTCACATCCACCTGCTCTCCAAGGACGGCGCGTCCCTGTGCCCGGCCACGCTCTTCGTGCACGTCCAGTGCAAGACCTTGTGA